One stretch of Roseovarius mucosus DNA includes these proteins:
- a CDS encoding MSMEG_0570 family nitrogen starvation response protein, giving the protein MPEAIFRIRWPDGVEEDCYSPSTVIHDHLTARESYKVAEFHERSRVALELAAQRVEAKFGFRCSSADAQAAKIAAAVSRFDPQEIVTCLSIR; this is encoded by the coding sequence ATTTTCCGCATCCGCTGGCCTGATGGGGTAGAGGAAGATTGCTATTCCCCGTCCACTGTCATCCACGACCATCTGACGGCGCGCGAAAGCTACAAGGTGGCCGAATTTCACGAGCGGAGCCGAGTGGCGCTTGAGCTTGCTGCGCAGCGGGTCGAAGCCAAGTTCGGGTTTCGCTGTTCATCCGCTGACGCGCAGGCCGCCAAAATCGCCGCTGCCGTGTCCCGCTTTGATCCTCAGGAGATTGTCACATGCCTGTCCATACGCTGA